The nucleotide window CATCGAGAAAGCCGTCGAACTGGGCGTCACGGCCGTGCAGCCGCTGGCCGCGCGGCGCTGCGTGGTGCGCCTGTCGGCCGAGCGGGCGCAGAAAAAGCTCGAGCACTGGCAGGGCGTCATCGTCGCCGCGGCCGAGCAGAGCGGGCGCAACCGGCTGGCCGCCCTGGACGGGCCGATGGACCTGAAGGAATGGCTGGCGCGCCCCGCCGACGGCCAGCGCATCCTGCTGAGCCCGCGCGCGACCGGGTCGCTGGCCGCCTGGAGCCGCGCCCAGGCGCCGCAGCCGGTCACGCTGCTGGTCGGCCCGGAAGGCGGCTTCACGGACGAGGAGGAAGCACTGGCGCGACAGTTCGGTGCGCTGGCGTTGTCCGCCGGGCCGCGCGTGCTGCGCACGGAAACGGCCGCGCTGGCGGTGCTTGCCGTGCTGAGCGCCGCCTGGGGCGGGATGTGATGCGGCCATGAAAAAAGGCGCCGCGGCGCCTTCGGTGGGACATGGCGGCCAAGCCGCCATGGCTCCCGATCAGAACGTATAGCTGGCGCCGAGCGAGAAGTAGCGGCCCACCGCGCCGGCCTGGTGCAGCGTTGCGTTGTACGCGGTCTGCGGCCCGGCATTGCCGTAGGTTGCCACGTCGATCGGCGGCTGGCGGTCGAAGGCGTTCAGGATCGAGGCCTTGATCGTCAGGTTCCGGTTCACCCGGAACACGGCGTTCAGGTCGGTCGACATGAACGAGCGGATCTTGCAGTATTCCGGCGGCGTGCCGTTCGGGTTGTTGTTGAAGTAGGCGCGGCCGCCCACGCTCCCGGCGATGTCGGCGCAGTCGTTGACGCCCAGCGACGGGTCCAGGCCGCTATAGGAACCGGTCCAGTTGAAGGTGCTGGTCAGCGTGAGCGGCCCCTTCTCGTAGCCCAGGGTTAGCTGGGCGCGGTTCTTCGGATTGCCCGTGTTGCCGGAAACCACGGACGGGCCATGCGTGCCGGCCAGTTCGTATTCGACGCCCACCTGGTCCAGCTTGTAGCTGATCATGTGGTTAAGGCTCAGCTGTGTGCGGAAGTTGCCGATGTCGCCGGCGTTCCAGCGGTAGCTCAGGTCCAGTTCCACGCCGGTGGTTTTCACGCCGCCGGAGTTCACGTACGACGACTGGGCATAGGCGATCGTGCCGACCGGCGGCACGCCGGTGACCAGTCCGCCGTTGCCGTCGGCGATGTCGATCGGTACCGCCGGATTGCGCGCGTACACCGGCACGAAGTCGGGCAAGCCCGATTCCGTGTTGATCTGGTTCTTCACCTCGATGCTGTAGTAGTCCAGCGTGGCGCTCAGGTTGCGCACCGGCTCGACGATCAGGCCCAGCGTGAACGACTTCGACTTTTCCGGTTCCAGGTCGGGATTCGTCGTCTGCACGAACGCGGGCACGAAGCCGCACGCGGATGGCACGTTGCCGGCCGTGGTGCGGTCGCCGTCCGCGCACAGGATCGGATCGTCGATCGCGTTGAACGAGAAGGTGGACGACGAGATGCCCGATTCGGCTGCGTTCGGGGCGCGGAAGCCGCGCGCGAAGGTGCCGCGCACCGTCAGGGCCGGGTGCGCCTTCCACTTGAATTTCGCGCCCGGCGTAAACGAGTTGCCGTACGTGTCGTAGTGGTCATAGCGGGCCGAAGCGCTCAGCTCCAGGTTCTGCAGCGGCAGCGCGTTCAGCTCGGCGAAGGCGGCCGTGTTGGTTTCGTCGCCGAATACATAGGCGGCGCCGTTGCCGACCACGCCCTGCGCCAGCAGGTCCGGCGGCGGCGCGTTCAGTTCCTTCTTGTACCAGCTGAGGCCGGCCGCGAATGTCAGCGGGCCGCCGCCCGGCAGGCGGGCCAGCTCGCGCTGCGCGTGCGCCTCGGCGAAGGTCAGCTCGGACTCTGCTTTGTCGCCGAAAGTCGGCACGATCGCCGCATTGTCCGCCGCGGAATTGCCGCCCAGCGGGTTGTACGGGTTGGTGGCGCGGCGCAGCGCGTTGTACAGCGCCACGCGGTTCACGAAGCCGCTGTAGACCGACTCGGTCTTCACCTT belongs to Pseudoduganella albidiflava and includes:
- a CDS encoding 16S rRNA (uracil(1498)-N(3))-methyltransferase; amino-acid sequence: MPRFYIDAPLATGQLLDLPAEVAHHIHVVRLAPGDALTLFNGTGGQYEAELVEVGKKRATAEIKAFDGREAELPYPVTLAQALPEGTKMDWIIEKAVELGVTAVQPLAARRCVVRLSAERAQKKLEHWQGVIVAAAEQSGRNRLAALDGPMDLKEWLARPADGQRILLSPRATGSLAAWSRAQAPQPVTLLVGPEGGFTDEEEALARQFGALALSAGPRVLRTETAALAVLAVLSAAWGGM
- a CDS encoding TonB-dependent receptor, translating into MMANKTVLVRSLALAFGAVAALPAFPALAQTTGPAAAEQQPMQRVTVTGSLISRADKETPSPIQVLTAADIARSGQTSIAEVLSNLSANGQGALGSGFAGAFAAGASGVSLRGLSVGLTLVLVDGHRMSPYPLSDDSQRQFVDVSSIPFDAVERIEVLKEGASALYGSDAVAGVVNIILKKEFKGFSASAEVGNSQHGGGKMHKVTATGGIGDLDTDGYNAYVSAEYRHADPIKVHQREQYGWASGDWTTRGGLSVLRGVPNESNSFLTAASSPFLYNPATGVNNPASYQFLDPTCNFVKYRAGQCMVRDEVSNLQPESDRMSVLAGFTKKLGEDWTLALKASMFRRESTNGRGLTNAVAFTPSNTFGGYTALVPGQPPRIVNGVPDTRIPAGGINQLGAPARLYGLIPGAGSAAQQNNESTATRFAADLNGSWGGWDIGAAAGYSKVKTESVYSGFVNRVALYNALRRATNPYNPLGGNSAADNAAIVPTFGDKAESELTFAEAHAQRELARLPGGGPLTFAAGLSWYKKELNAPPPDLLAQGVVGNGAAYVFGDETNTAAFAELNALPLQNLELSASARYDHYDTYGNSFTPGAKFKWKAHPALTVRGTFARGFRAPNAAESGISSSTFSFNAIDDPILCADGDRTTAGNVPSACGFVPAFVQTTNPDLEPEKSKSFTLGLIVEPVRNLSATLDYYSIEVKNQINTESGLPDFVPVYARNPAVPIDIADGNGGLVTGVPPVGTIAYAQSSYVNSGGVKTTGVELDLSYRWNAGDIGNFRTQLSLNHMISYKLDQVGVEYELAGTHGPSVVSGNTGNPKNRAQLTLGYEKGPLTLTSTFNWTGSYSGLDPSLGVNDCADIAGSVGGRAYFNNNPNGTPPEYCKIRSFMSTDLNAVFRVNRNLTIKASILNAFDRQPPIDVATYGNAGPQTAYNATLHQAGAVGRYFSLGASYTF